In Candidatus Zixiibacteriota bacterium, a genomic segment contains:
- the pyrR gene encoding bifunctional pyr operon transcriptional regulator/uracil phosphoribosyltransferase PyrR — MVAELISSRPVMDAAAMRRAIERIAHEILEHNGGVNDVVLIGIRTRGAPLADRIAAVIERVEGRSVPVGYLDISFYRDDLAGSLAAPVVQKTEILFGIAGRIVVLVDDVLFTGRTIRAALDALIDLGRPRAIQLAALVDRGHRELPIRADYVGKNLPTSRSEQVVVQLLEFDGTDGVIVGRLAPRRRAAAEPTLDFGLGDNH; from the coding sequence ATGGTCGCTGAACTGATCTCCTCTCGCCCTGTGATGGACGCCGCCGCAATGCGCCGCGCGATCGAGCGCATTGCTCATGAGATTCTCGAACACAACGGCGGCGTCAATGACGTCGTGCTGATCGGAATCCGCACCCGCGGAGCACCGCTGGCCGATCGGATTGCCGCGGTGATCGAACGTGTCGAGGGGCGTTCGGTGCCGGTCGGCTATTTGGACATCTCGTTCTATCGCGACGATTTGGCCGGCTCGCTGGCTGCTCCTGTGGTTCAGAAGACGGAGATTCTCTTCGGTATCGCCGGCAGGATCGTCGTTCTGGTGGACGATGTTCTGTTCACCGGCCGGACCATCCGTGCCGCTCTGGATGCGCTGATCGACCTGGGACGACCCCGGGCAATCCAGTTGGCGGCGCTGGTTGACCGCGGCCATCGGGAATTGCCGATCCGCGCCGACTATGTCGGCAAGAACCTGCCCACCTCGCGCAGCGAGCAGGTGGTCGTGCAGTTGCTGGAGTTTGATGGGACAGATGGTGTGATCGTCGGACGTTTGGCGCCGCGTCGTAGGGCCGCCGCGGAACCGACGTTGGATTTCGGTCTCGGAGACAACCATTGA
- a CDS encoding aspartate carbamoyltransferase catalytic subunit, with amino-acid sequence MASDATPAPPPGRLRIRHLLGLEGVCREDIEKILTTAESFKEVLDRPIKKVPPLRGQTIVNLFYEPSTRTRISFELAEKRLSADVVNFTTAASSVQKGESLRDTVKNILAMKTDVIVIRHPSPGAPHFLTRATDAIILNAGDGAHEHPTQGLLDMYTLWERWRTLEGKRVLILGDVLHSRVARSNIWGLLTMGAQVAVCGPATLVPACLADLGIEVFTDVDAALDTGFDAVNVLRIQRERQSSDFLPSLREYARLFGIDAARASRLRPGALVMHPGPMNRGVEITSEVADGDASVILDQVTNGLAVRMAVLYLLCGGQVPAAAAREGE; translated from the coding sequence ATGGCCTCCGATGCGACGCCGGCACCACCTCCCGGACGGCTGCGAATCCGCCATTTGCTGGGATTGGAGGGCGTCTGTCGCGAGGACATCGAGAAGATCCTGACGACGGCGGAGTCCTTCAAGGAAGTGCTGGATCGACCCATCAAGAAGGTTCCGCCCCTGCGCGGGCAGACGATTGTCAACCTCTTCTATGAGCCCTCCACGCGCACACGCATTTCATTCGAGCTGGCGGAGAAACGCCTCTCCGCCGATGTCGTCAATTTCACGACGGCCGCGTCCTCGGTGCAGAAAGGGGAATCGCTCCGCGATACCGTCAAGAACATCCTGGCGATGAAGACCGACGTGATCGTCATTCGCCATCCGTCGCCGGGGGCGCCGCACTTCCTGACCCGTGCCACCGATGCGATCATCCTCAACGCCGGCGACGGTGCCCATGAGCATCCGACCCAGGGACTGCTGGACATGTATACCCTCTGGGAGCGCTGGCGGACACTGGAGGGGAAGCGCGTTCTCATTCTGGGCGATGTCCTTCACTCCCGGGTGGCGCGTTCGAACATCTGGGGGCTTTTGACCATGGGCGCCCAGGTGGCGGTGTGTGGACCGGCAACGCTGGTCCCGGCCTGTCTGGCCGACTTGGGCATCGAGGTTTTCACCGACGTCGACGCGGCCTTGGACACCGGTTTCGATGCCGTCAACGTGCTGCGCATCCAGCGCGAACGACAGAGTTCCGATTTTCTGCCCTCGTTGCGGGAATACGCCCGTCTCTTCGGGATTGATGCCGCCCGTGCGTCGCGTCTTCGTCCGGGGGCGCTCGTCATGCATCCGGGACCGATGAACCGTGGGGTGGAGATAACGTCCGAAGTGGCCGATGGTGACGCCTCCGTCATCCTCGATCAGGTCACGAACGGGCTGGCGGTCCGTATGGCCGTTCTCTACTTGTTATGCGGTGGACAGGTACCGGCGGCAGCCGCACGGGAAGGCGAATGA